A single window of Sphaerodactylus townsendi isolate TG3544 linkage group LG05, MPM_Stown_v2.3, whole genome shotgun sequence DNA harbors:
- the RPE65 gene encoding retinoid isomerohydrolase isoform X2 → MNSQVEHPAGGYKKLFETVEELSSPITAHVTGRIPAWLKGSLLRCGPGLFEVGSEPFYHLFDGQALLHKFDFKDGHVTYYRRFVRTDAYVRAMTEKRIVITEFGTYAYPDPCKNIFSRFFSYFKGVEITDNALVNVYPVGEDFYACTETNFITRINPENLETIKKVDVTKYISVNGVTAHPHIENDGTVYNIGNCFGKNFSLAYNVVRIPPLKADKKDPITKCEVVVQFPCSDRFKPSYVHSFGMTPNYIVFVETPVKINLLKFLSSWSLWGANYMDCFESNESMGVWMHVADKKKGKYLNIKYRTSAFNLFHHINTYEDNGFLVVDLCTWKGYEFVYNYLYLANLRENWAEVKKNAQKAPQPEVRRYVLPINIEKADTGKNLITLTNTTATAVLHSDETIWLEPEVIFSGPRQAFEFPQINYTKYAGKPYTYAYGLGLNHFVPDRLCKMNIKTKETWMWQETDAYPSEPIFVSQPDAMEEDDGNVFIQVYYTLLSWRVRWDL, encoded by the exons ATGAACAGCCA AGTTGAGCACCCAGCTGGTGGATACAAGAAGCTTTTTGAGACTGTAGAGGAACTGTCCTCGCCAATAACAGCTCATGTTACAG GCAGGATTCCAGCCTGGCTCAAAGGCAGTCTCCTTAGATGTGGACCTGGATTATTTGAAGTTGGCTCAGAACCATTTTATCATTTGTTTGATGGGCAAGCACTCCTTCACAAGTTTGACTTTAAGGACGGCCATGTCACTTACTACAGGAG GTTTGTCCGGACTGATGCCTATGTAAGAGCAATGACAGAGAAAAGAATTGTAATAACAGAATTTGGTACATATGCTTACCCAGATCCATGCAAGAATATATTTTCCAG GTTTTTTTCATACTTCAAGGGTGTAGAGATCACTGACAATGCCCTGGTGAATGTATACCCTGTGGGTGAAGATTTTTATGCTTGTACTGAGACCAACTTCATAACAAGAATTAACCCAGAGAATTTGGAAACAATTAAAAAG GTGGATGTCACCAAATACATTTCAGTTAATGGTGTAACAGCACATCctcacattgaaaatgatgggacAGTTTACAATATTGGCAACTGTTTTGGAAAGAATTTTTCACTTGCCTACAATGTTGTGCGGATTCCTCCCCTGAAAGCAG ATAAGAAAGACCCAATTACCAAATGTGAAGTGGTTGTTCAATTTCCTTGCAGTGACAGATTCAAACCATCTTATGTTCACAG TTTTGGGATGACTCCTAATTACATCGTGTTTGTTGAAACACCTGTGAAAATCAACCTGCTGAAGTTTCTTTCTTCTTGGAGTCTTTGGGGAGCCAATTACATGGACTGCTTTGAATCTAATGAAAGCATGGGT GTCTGGATGCATGTAGCTGacaagaaaaaagggaaatacCTCAACATCAAATACAGGACATCGGCATTTAACCTATTTCATCATATCAATACCTATGAAGATAATGGATTTCTTGTTGTAGATCTATGCACATGGAAGGG GTATGAGTTTGTTTACAATTACCTATATTTAGCCAATTTACGGGAAAATTGGGCTGAAGTGAAGAAAAATGCACAAAAAGCTCCTCAACCTGAAGTTCGGCGTTATGTCCTTCCCATAAATATTGAGAAG GCTGACACAGGCAAAAATTTAATCACACTGACCAACACAACCGCTACTGCCGTACTACACAGTGATGAAACCATCTGGCTGGAACCAGAAGTCATTTTTTCAGGACCTCGTCAAG CTTTTGAGTTTCCACAGATAAACTACACAAAGTATGCAGGGAAACCCTACACATATGCATATGGACTTGGACTGAATCATTTTGTTCCAGACAGG ctttgtaagatgaatattaaaacaaaagagaCATGGATGTGGCAAGAAACAGATGCATATCCTTCTGAACCAATCTTTGTTTCTCAGCCAGATGCCATGGAAGAAGATGATGGTAATGTCTTTATTCAAGTCTATTACACTCTTCTATCCTGGAGGGTCAGGTGGGATCTCTGA
- the RPE65 gene encoding retinoid isomerohydrolase isoform X1 has protein sequence MNSQVEHPAGGYKKLFETVEELSSPITAHVTGRIPAWLKGSLLRCGPGLFEVGSEPFYHLFDGQALLHKFDFKDGHVTYYRRFVRTDAYVRAMTEKRIVITEFGTYAYPDPCKNIFSRFFSYFKGVEITDNALVNVYPVGEDFYACTETNFITRINPENLETIKKVDVTKYISVNGVTAHPHIENDGTVYNIGNCFGKNFSLAYNVVRIPPLKADKKDPITKCEVVVQFPCSDRFKPSYVHSFGMTPNYIVFVETPVKINLLKFLSSWSLWGANYMDCFESNESMGVWMHVADKKKGKYLNIKYRTSAFNLFHHINTYEDNGFLVVDLCTWKGYEFVYNYLYLANLRENWAEVKKNAQKAPQPEVRRYVLPINIEKADTGKNLITLTNTTATAVLHSDETIWLEPEVIFSGPRQAFEFPQINYTKYAGKPYTYAYGLGLNHFVPDRLCKMNIKTKETWMWQETDAYPSEPIFVSQPDAMEEDDGIVLSIVISPGSGPKPAYLLILSAKDMSEVARAEVDINIPVTFHGMFKRA, from the exons ATGAACAGCCA AGTTGAGCACCCAGCTGGTGGATACAAGAAGCTTTTTGAGACTGTAGAGGAACTGTCCTCGCCAATAACAGCTCATGTTACAG GCAGGATTCCAGCCTGGCTCAAAGGCAGTCTCCTTAGATGTGGACCTGGATTATTTGAAGTTGGCTCAGAACCATTTTATCATTTGTTTGATGGGCAAGCACTCCTTCACAAGTTTGACTTTAAGGACGGCCATGTCACTTACTACAGGAG GTTTGTCCGGACTGATGCCTATGTAAGAGCAATGACAGAGAAAAGAATTGTAATAACAGAATTTGGTACATATGCTTACCCAGATCCATGCAAGAATATATTTTCCAG GTTTTTTTCATACTTCAAGGGTGTAGAGATCACTGACAATGCCCTGGTGAATGTATACCCTGTGGGTGAAGATTTTTATGCTTGTACTGAGACCAACTTCATAACAAGAATTAACCCAGAGAATTTGGAAACAATTAAAAAG GTGGATGTCACCAAATACATTTCAGTTAATGGTGTAACAGCACATCctcacattgaaaatgatgggacAGTTTACAATATTGGCAACTGTTTTGGAAAGAATTTTTCACTTGCCTACAATGTTGTGCGGATTCCTCCCCTGAAAGCAG ATAAGAAAGACCCAATTACCAAATGTGAAGTGGTTGTTCAATTTCCTTGCAGTGACAGATTCAAACCATCTTATGTTCACAG TTTTGGGATGACTCCTAATTACATCGTGTTTGTTGAAACACCTGTGAAAATCAACCTGCTGAAGTTTCTTTCTTCTTGGAGTCTTTGGGGAGCCAATTACATGGACTGCTTTGAATCTAATGAAAGCATGGGT GTCTGGATGCATGTAGCTGacaagaaaaaagggaaatacCTCAACATCAAATACAGGACATCGGCATTTAACCTATTTCATCATATCAATACCTATGAAGATAATGGATTTCTTGTTGTAGATCTATGCACATGGAAGGG GTATGAGTTTGTTTACAATTACCTATATTTAGCCAATTTACGGGAAAATTGGGCTGAAGTGAAGAAAAATGCACAAAAAGCTCCTCAACCTGAAGTTCGGCGTTATGTCCTTCCCATAAATATTGAGAAG GCTGACACAGGCAAAAATTTAATCACACTGACCAACACAACCGCTACTGCCGTACTACACAGTGATGAAACCATCTGGCTGGAACCAGAAGTCATTTTTTCAGGACCTCGTCAAG CTTTTGAGTTTCCACAGATAAACTACACAAAGTATGCAGGGAAACCCTACACATATGCATATGGACTTGGACTGAATCATTTTGTTCCAGACAGG ctttgtaagatgaatattaaaacaaaagagaCATGGATGTGGCAAGAAACAGATGCATATCCTTCTGAACCAATCTTTGTTTCTCAGCCAGATGCCATGGAAGAAGATGATG GTATTGTCTTGAGCATTGTCATTAGCCCTGGCAGTGGACCAAAGCCAGCCTACCTTTTGATCTTGAGCGCAAAGGACATGAGCGAAGTTGCCAGGGCCGAAGTGGACATAAACATTCCAGTTACTTTTCATGGAATGTTCAAAAGAGCATGA